The following nucleotide sequence is from Drosophila kikkawai strain 14028-0561.14 chromosome 2L, DkikHiC1v2, whole genome shotgun sequence.
ATAAATTGCCTTTCATGGATGACAATACccttgtaatattttttaattttcccctgtctttaaaatagtttatagtTTTAATATATCAAAACAATTGAAGtagtattaatatatttattttgttacagtataaatacataaattaatcTATAAAACACCCTTTGATGAGCTAGTGTCCAAAATAAGTTTGCCAAACCTGCGCGCCAAGCGTGTTCTCAAACGATACACTCCATACTGAAATATAGAACAAACAACCAGAAGAACCAACACTATGCTTGAAACTACAGCAGCTTTTGCGGGCTTAGAATAATTCAGGAATTTATAAATGGTGGTACGTCCCTTACTGAAATTagaatcgaaataaaaataaagaaaataaattcaaagaaCTGTTCTTACAAGTCTACCCCGCCCGCCAAATAATAGATGATCGTGAATCCCAAATAGATCAAGCAAAAGCCTACTGGGTAAACAAAGTGCAGAAGTCGGGCTGGCTGAGCCACCACAAAATTATCGACTGTGAGGACGATAAGCGGCAAGGCATGGGTCCAGATATTGTAGAGGATGGAGACACATGTCGGATTTTTTCGTACCCGAGCGCTTGGATATATGAGTGCCCAATAGGCAAACGTCACCACATGTTCTGTGCACAGGGTAATCCAGAAGCAGGCCCAATAGCACTTGATCGCCCAACTCGAGGGAACTGAAAGAGAAATACC
It contains:
- the LOC108072502 gene encoding protein rolling stone isoform X2; its protein translation is MVSDLAFSTIRPSIFCDPSGSQSPSRTSFWFTAAFWASFLDPGPSLIRAYSAILQTVYHCQKESWVPSSWAIKCYWACFWITLCTEHVVTFAYWALIYPSARVRKNPTCVSILYNIWTHALPLIVLTVDNFVVAQPARLLHFVYPVGFCLIYLGFTIIYYLAGGVDFKGRTTIYKFLNYSKPAKAAVVSSIVLVLLVVCSIFQYGVYRLRTRLARRFGKLILDTSSSKGVL
- the LOC108072502 gene encoding protein rolling stone isoform X1, with product MEGYNHSQEPLSLREEFHGKRFGLQHDSPFHFLRSQWQSEPKSHIFLVYRCLLGVFFGSGSVSYTVIHFQRGHCFIYLTNWCFFMCAFTSAYSAILQTVYHCQKESWVPSSWAIKCYWACFWITLCTEHVVTFAYWALIYPSARVRKNPTCVSILYNIWTHALPLIVLTVDNFVVAQPARLLHFVYPVGFCLIYLGFTIIYYLAGGVDFKGRTTIYKFLNYSKPAKAAVVSSIVLVLLVVCSIFQYGVYRLRTRLARRFGKLILDTSSSKGVL